The DNA sequence GAGAAAGAAAACTTGTACAATAATTCCTGAATCAGACTCAAGTTTCAATCAAGAGACTAAAACATGcaagaaaatttagaaagagaagtgggaaaactaatttttttaggaatctgaaagacaaaattagaaaataatggcTTTATCACAGAGGCAGCAAGTAAAGCTAATGCAACATTTTGAACTcttgatttttttcccttaatatAGAACTTGATTgttgatattttcaaattgcAAATGTGAAATTTGTACAGGCCTTGTTACCTAAAGAGGCAATTGTTAGTCAGTCACTATTTCATAGTCAGCCAGAAACTTTTGTAACCATTTCAATGATTCTGAGCTTTACCTGGTTGAATAGTTGGTCAATGAGATTATCAACGAATTCAAGTTATTCAAAACCCAGTTAGCTTTAGCATAATTATTTTACCATGTTCAATGTCATTCACTGCTATGCATGGACCCCAACTATCATGgaaattattattccatttcctACTACTAATCAAGAAATTCAATTTGGTGATAGAAACTCAAAAGACTGGCATCACTCCCACAACCTACCAATATACTCAACAAAAGACAAGCATCCCTCCCATAAGGATTCATGAAACAACctcaaaatttatcaaacaaagaGGCCAACTGACAACTTAAAGACAGAAAactagaagagagagagagagagagaaaccagATCTAGCCTCAACGATTGATAATTCTTCAATAGCGATTTTTCAGTATAACCTAGAACaatgtccatttttttttaataggtaccAAGAACAATGTCCATCAATTGTTGAAAATAAGTGAGACAATGAATGCTGCTTATGGTACGTCTATGATCCTACATCTGAATCCTAAAATCTAATAATAGTACAGTTATCCCCCTTTTCCCAAGAAATTCTGTTCTTCCATCAGCAAAGTCATACAAATGCAtcattgataaattaatttacccACCATAACATTGATCTGCAGTCAAGCATATAGCATCCAgcaataatataaatacaacTTAGTTGAAAGAAATAGTAAAAGGATAGACAAATGAAGATGATGGAAAATGCAAGCACGAGCACAGGCAAtgaagcacacaagatgaaaggctttctcaaatataaatttgagaaatcctcccaccaggGCCACCacagacaaaaataaataaactgaatTTACCCCTCCTTCCACTATTATATGTTACTAGTCCTCCAAAATTCTCAATATCTCcctttgtatttcatttttcttttactttttaaaaataagtaaaaatacttACATGCCTTTAGCCATCATAACTACAAACCAAACAATTCTATCACTAAGAATTCTGAATGCCTAACACCATATCATCTTATTAAAGACATGCAAACATCTATTATTTCCTTTTCCTGTTAaaagggaagagaagaaaaatgaaccTCAAAATACATTTCTAACGTATAGAAATTTACCTTGTTTGCCTTTTCCCTCAGTGAAGCTTGGGGAGACTCGCAACATTTCAACACAACATCTttgttttcacaaaaataagATGCTACAGTTGAAAACTGTTCTTCATCCTTTTTCCTCAAAATTGAGTCAAGCACACAAACAGCTTTCATCCGCACCTGACAGGAAGGCAGTACTGTActaatcaaaaataaaaagaaaaaaaaatgggtatgCATTCATTTCATTTGAATATTGATTGCTAGAAAAATTGCACcatgtttgttttaaaatcatttttagacaCCAAACCATAGGAATTTCAAACCAGTTTAAATGTTTAATGTTGAATTAAAAACCTCcacaagaaaattttgtttgtgGAAGGGCATATAGTAACCAGTATATCAATATAAGGAACATACCTGCCACAGAGGAGAATGGAGCTTTGATTCAAGGGCATGACTTAAAGCCAAAGCATCCAACTTTGCAGCTTCTATGAGGAAAATCTGAATAGCATCTCGAGTGGGCTGCAGACGTACACCTCCTGATGTCACTATTGTTTCCAATAATCTCTCCTCACGGGTCTTACTCTCTGCAAAGCTTGAACTGGAGTCTCCGTTGGTAGTTTCTGACTTGGTTATTCGTACATCCTGGTTCCAAGGCCCACCAGAAACATTCTTTGAGCTGCCAAAACTACTTTGGGTTTCATTTTGATGTTCAACTCCATATCTATCTTGGTACTCAATTTCTGTAGTCAATGACCTTCGAAGATTTGGACTCTTGTAGCTTCCATTATCATTCTTCCTTAGCGAATGACCTTGTGTGATGCTACTAATTCCCTGTTTGATAGATGTACTTCCAAGACCAACTACCTCACTGAGAAATGATTTCTTATCTTCTGATGGCATCTCATAGTTTGTATTCCCAAAACCTTGAATTCGTCTATTAAGATCTTCTGAAGGTGCTGGCTTATTTTCCTCTGCAGCAAAGATAGCAGAGATAGTTTCTTGAGCCGTGTCTCGAACAGCCTTATTAAGGGCATCCCCCTTCAAAGCATCTAACTGGCCCTTGTAATGGAGTAACTGTCGCACAGCCACTGAGTGTCTTTGCATTTCCCTTCTAAACTCCACACCTGACTTTCCCACCGCATATTTAATCAGCCTTAGAGCCTGTACAATATTCAAGAAAAATACAAACCAACATGACTTATAACTCAACGGAAAAAGCCAAAATACATTTCTTATGATGGCTGTACAATAATCCATAAAAACTAATATGGAAAGAGCACTACTGAGATGAACTGTCACAGTTGTCAgtcatttttcttcaaagtgAAAAAGAGAAACAATGAGGCATAGGCTTTATGAATTTCCATTATAACTTGTTTGTTTACACTATCCTAAAACTCAACTGCTCCATATCTGCGTGACATGCTAACCCAGAACCAAGGCCCAGTTTGGGTCTATGAAAGTACAGgcagaaggaaagaaaaatggttaaaattactaaaaaattgcTTCATTTCTAAAGACATTTCAGCATTTCCTTCCCTTTCCCTCATTCTTTTCAAGATCCAAATCAATGCCTAAATTTTTCTGGTTTAAACAATTGTAAAGggtataaaaatgaatatattttgcAATACCGGTACCCTGTAAATTTTTACATCTTAATCCAGCTTGGCAGCCTAGAAAATGCAGGGAAATCAAAACAGATCAAAATTTtgcatcttatattttttttattcacaagCCCTCACCGGAATGAACCCAATGCAgcaatttgatttaattaagcCCATCAACTTTCAGATACCAAAACAAAACGAAATCCAATACGAAAATTAGAATTCCTTATGGTCCCTGCAGTTTCTCATCACCCAAATAGAAAGCTGACTCtccattaattaaaaaacagaGTTTTCAACTATCAAGATCCACCAAATCCCAGTTCCCAGCCTATCAATTTATAACAATTAACACGAGGCAGAGAATCCAGAATTCCATACCTTCTGTCTAACAACTGGGCTCTTATGATCGAGCCGTTTCAAAATAAACTCAGAGACTTCCTTCACAATACTAACATGCGAAGACCGAAGGAGCTCGCAAATCTCTTCTAATTTGTAAACAGGCGTGACCTTGTCTTCGTCAGACGTTGCTCCATCAATCATTCGCGATCTCCAGTATGATTCCACAGCTCTCCTGCTCGAATCCATCCCTCAAACCCCCTCAAAAAAACTCTAATCTCTAGAAACTAATGAATCTTGACCCAATTCAAAACCCTAGAAACACAAACCCCAGGAAAGATCATGCATGTGCCAATACAGAATTGGGAGTTTCAGATCGAATCACAACCGTACAAAACCAGGAATATTCAAGAAAAAGGCACCGATTTGATGGAATAATCGAAATGATTCGATGGAATGATCAAAACCATCGGACTACAGGGGCTGATGCACACAATTGGAGGATTTGGGTGgatgaaaattagggtttatgAGGGAGTTAAAAGAGAGTTTCAGAAAGATATGGAGAGAAATGGGGGTTTGATGATGGGAGAGGGGAAGAAAGGGTTCACAAAATGCAGACAGGTCTGGGAATTGAGTCACCGATCTGTGGTTTACGTCAAGAGTTTGGTTTCTTCCACCCGCGTACGTTAGCACTCGCGGCCCCAAATAGTGGTTTTGGACCTCATAGCTTAGAAATTGAGTcgaaatttttatttacattttctcAAAATAGAAACTtcgaaaataatataaattaaaattttatttttttaaaaaaatacaatcaattTTATACTAGACTTGATATAACATACACACCATTGTGTAATTATACCCATCATTTAAGtattgaaaataacaaaatcacattgataacatttttaacattttcctattttattttatatatataatattttttaaaagaaatttaaaatatttttaatttatttttaaaatttttaaaaataaattttatgtttaatattttatttatttgattacttcaaacttattttacttattttaactctttaatataaaaattaaataatttaaaaatatataaattttaataaatgcaaccataattttttttttttttttcttcaaacaaaACCTATTCTAAAGTGGTAAGAAGATGATCCACAGAAGTGCAATCTCAAAATGCCAAATGCCATTACAGTCAACATCCCACTACCACTCCTGTTGATTGATTTGAGCATGGAGTCTACTCGTCATATATTCATATTCCCTGATATTCATGTTGTGAATGATACCACATACTGAAAGGCCCCCTCCCAAAAGGGACACAACCCAGATGCAGAGAGAAGTATACAAGCAGCACATAGAATCAAAATCTTACAAAACGCAAATTTCCATCAACATGATGAAGAATACGCTAATTATATTGATGATTGaaccatttttctcttttgttaaGAGGCCAAACCTGCAGAAATTACATCTTCCAGTTCATCAACAGTCATCTCATTCCTAAAGAGGAGTTTAAGGTATGGAAGAACTTTTGGGAGGACAGGCAAATCTGCCATGTTAACACTCATCAGGTCGAAGGCAATGCATGTTTTGTGCATATGGGCATCATCAAAAACTGGAATTTTTGGGTATCTTTGGCTGAAGTGGGTAAGGATGATCCGGTATGCGCCAGCAGAGTTCCCAACTTCGATTGCTTCATTTGTTGTGCTGTGGTTTCTTGCTATTGCCTCATCCACCATCCCCTCCTCAAAAGTTGCCTGCAACAATCACAAGAACAAGGTGGTCaatcatatttttcctttcttttgccTCACTTTTTACCGACAAAGGATGAACATGGTCCTTTGCCttgataattaatattttaaagcaTGCCATAACCTTGTTATGAAAtctcaataacaaaaaaaccatGTAGACATCGAGAAATCATTCCAAAGCAACATAACTCTAGGGATCAAATCTAAGCTTCTTCCTAGAACCCTAGGTTGACAATTATGTCAGAGGTAATAGTCTTCATAAAATTCTGTTATATTacttaaagaagaaaatgaaatctaaaaaatattatcttatgAGATGAAAAAACACAAATTCTTGTGATAACTTGCCTCGTGTATAAGAACTGTTGCTCCACGAGCTGCTTCTATTAGTTCTGGGCAGGGCCTAGTGTCACCAGAGTACACAATCTTCCACCCTGGTATAACTTTTCCAACACTATTGATTCTCTCTGATGCTTTCAAGACAACACCGAATGCCTGGGGACAGTGCACAACAGGAAAGCTGATCAAAGCCTCCAAACCTGCTTCACAGAGCACTTTCTTCAAGTTCTTTAGGATTGGGAAAGCCACGCTATGGTCAACAGGACTCCCTGGTCTCTTCCAATAGCTCTGCATACGACTTCCTTTAGCAAATAAAGAGGAAtcaatattttgattcattaactCAACTGTATTTCTATTGTTTACATCCTCAAAACTGACTGGACCTTCTGGAGAAGAGTGTTCCTTGTTTGTTTCAAAACTGCGCTCAAAAGCATTCAGTGAAATTTCTGTGGTGTGCCTGCAATCAAGGAACTGCATATCTAGATCTTCAAGTTTTTGGTATGCATCTAGATATCTCTTAAGCTGCCTTGGCCCAATAACAAGCAAAGGTTCATGAGGTACTCCCTTCAACAAATCACGTCGCAAAGTAAGTATTCTTGCCAGACCCGCATGGTGATCAGCATGAATATGAGAAATCCAAATACATCTTAAACCCCTCACAGCATTGTCAGCACCCTCTACACTAAATCTGTTCTCAGAACACATAAAACCATTCAAGTGTTATAGGGTAATGGAGAAACTAAAACAACAGTATTGtgcatttaaaaattcataaacagTAATTTTTACCTTCGTTTCAGTTGTCCCAGGGTTCCTTCACCGCAATCTAGGAGCAAACTTCCCTTTGAGAAAAGATTAATATAAATAGAAGTAACATTTCTGTATTTAGATGGCTGGGAAGAACCAGTCCCTAGAAGAACAATCTCCATGTCTTCTCTTGTTATATTCTCCAAACAACCAGGAAGAGTGTTCCAATTCAACCATGGTTCTTCAATCATAACTTTATCATCATGCATGGGAGTTATCTCCCCTTTTGCTTCTCCAAACCCATTCCAAAATTGGCCTACTTCTTGGGCAGCATCTACAACCTCTGGGATCTCTGAAACTAATTCATCGATTATTTCTGAGGGAGAGCTCAAACTCGGTATACCAGATCTATCCAAACCAAGCTGCGCATATGGGCGCAAATGGAACTGTCCCACATAGGGGAGAATGTTATTACTATCTCATCTGCTCTCATTAAATTAAGCTACCAAGTTGGTCCAATGtcataaaattttcataccTTTAGAAGATTTTCAGCAGCAACGCTTTCACAAAGCTTTGTAACAGAACCCTGGAGACAAGAAACAAACTGTTCAATTACCCCAAATCATGATCAAATGTAGCTACTAAAAACTAATCATTGCCGTGTCAAAACAATGTGACAACAAACAAACCTCACTTGGAGCAATCGATTCTGGAATTGAGTGGTTAAGATGCCGAAGAGACCAAAAACCTGGGGCTGGAAAGAACCTAGGACAAAGGTAGTTAAGTCGTGCTGCAATTCTTGCACTAGATTTTAGAATCGGAATTTCCACATTCTTCCTGCACATAAAACGAGAAACATTAATTGCTGCATTAGCAAACTAGTAGGAATcactaatcaaatataattgCTGCATGAACAACCACGTAGGAATCAGTAATCAAACTACCAAAGTAAGGAAATATATGCTTCTGAAAGAAGGAATTActaagaagatgatgatgatgataatgattgTGTAGGCAATAAGTAACATACACTTCATGTCCAGCCATGATATGTTGGGCAGCACCAAATCTCTTCATCCACACTTGGTAATTGGGAGCCCTTACAACAGATGCAGGACTCAAGTGAATTACACAATTCACTGTTTTGGCACTCTCTGGTGGGTTGCTTGACGAACCAGCATAATAACTACTGAGGGATTCCACAGATAAAAGGTCCTGTAGATATGATTCCGTTGGGCAGTCTACAAGCAATACAATAGGACCAGGAATAGAAGGTCCCATCACATCACTGGGATGAacctaaaaaataagaaaaacaaagctATGGATCAAAACAAATAGTATGAAACATACATAGAACACCATAAGTAAACCCACCATGATATTTTTTCGATCTGACATTACTGATTTCCCAAGCTGTAATTCACGGTATTTTGGCCCAGCTTTCAGTCCAAGAGCCACAGCTTTTTGAGGGTCAAATTTCCCCTTAATCTCAGGCAATTCACAAACATAAATTACAGAAATATCACCAGGCTTCACCATAGCACCAGCTTTGCTGTCTTCACCTGCTGAATGTGGTAAAATTGGTTCCTGAAGATGATCCCTTCTCCCTTCTATGCCTACTTCAGAAGGATATAGCATGTTGGGTTCCTCTGTCACAATCTGAGATCCTTTCAGGCAACTTGGTCGCAAGAGAATGGCTGATATTTTCACAACTTCATCATCAATGAGAACAATGGGATCTGAAAACTTCCTAAGATCAGGAATAGGAGCACCATCAGAACCAAGAGCTTGCCCAAAGCTACGAGTATGGACCATGGCAGCATTTGGGATAAAGGATCTCATTGCATCAACTAAATATTTAAGATCTGAGGGACCCCAAATATTGACCTTTAAGGCAACAGAAAGAAGAGATTATAGTCATACATGTTAAAGTATTAATCTGACCAACTTCTATGGAAGAAAATGAACATAGATTAAATCAATCTGGTACTTACAGACATTCCTTCATCTCCCATGCCAGCCAAAGTCAAAAGAAGCCCTACGATGTAGAGTAACAATGGAACAATTCAGTTTCTCTTGCAGTCCTCACTTTGCATCAAAATCAAAAAATGAAGTAGAGTAGtaatgcttttgaaaatgtGATTCCACCCCGAGTATTTCAAATGTTCTCCTTTTATAAGTGGAACACAGTTGCAAGTGCAACTTAAAGAAGACCATGAAGGCACAGACCTGGAAGTCCACCAGCCGTTTCAGAGCAGACACGAGACAGAAATATGTGATCAATCTAAACAAAGATAAAGTGTTAAAATGCCTTCCTGCAATTAGAGGAATAATTCCCTCCATCAAAGATGAAGGAAACTTGAAATATAGACCCAAAGAAGGAACAAAATATGTATTCTCAAGTATTTATACCTTTGACAACTTAATCTTATGCTCTGTGCAGAAACGTTGCAAGCCCT is a window from the Vitis riparia cultivar Riparia Gloire de Montpellier isolate 1030 chromosome 9, EGFV_Vit.rip_1.0, whole genome shotgun sequence genome containing:
- the LOC117921707 gene encoding protein MODIFIED TRANSPORT TO THE VACUOLE 1-like isoform X1 — translated: MDSSRRAVESYWRSRMIDGATSDEDKVTPVYKLEEICELLRSSHVSIVKEVSEFILKRLDHKSPVVRQKALRLIKYAVGKSGVEFRREMQRHSVAVRQLLHYKGQLDALKGDALNKAVRDTAQETISAIFAAEENKPAPSEDLNRRIQGFGNTNYEMPSEDKKSFLSEVVGLGSTSIKQGISSITQGHSLRKNDNGSYKSPNLRRSLTTEIEYQDRYGVEHQNETQSSFGSSKNVSGGPWNQDVRITKSETTNGDSSSSFAESKTREERLLETIVTSGGVRLQPTRDAIQIFLIEAAKLDALALSHALESKLHSPLWQVRMKAVCVLDSILRKKDEEQFSTVASYFCENKDVVLKCCESPQASLREKANKVLSLLGGEQTGSTMSPPEKPLKTETAPAVQMPDLIDTGGPDDYYGAEDSIKTQSDQSVPNLTTSTSPLIDDLFGDGLGVSENTGEQKNDDDPFADVSFLSGEAREQVDDLFSGMTVDDKVGANEIPKAATSNEPELFDIFGSNAELPQEQENHKKDVNDLMAGLSINGNVSNTTQKGMLPGALSETVFSDSNSYSPKQVSNDALNGFGSETAGMNANAMFPLGSMPYNIPPGIMFNPAFPSQPMNYSAMGNFFAQQQFLAAMSNFQQLGNLTSQSAGMGHAGGTMEGGYSSPLPDIFNPHIPTQSPTAVMTSSKKEETKAFDFISDHLAAARDPKRVI
- the LOC117921707 gene encoding tRNAse Z TRZ4, mitochondrial-like isoform X2 — its product is MPHLTSFRLLYCSPLLSPFKSPFLSFSTLSKSKSPLLNPPSFFTVLSSSSGRYPKLRRHPHHLRRRNSSSFRETNRRDKGMSTEETESGSVGFNKRRAEGRDKNDRPKTLQLKARKLNPVNTICYVQILGTGMDTQDTSSSVLLFFDKQRFIFNAGEGLQRFCTEHKIKLSKIDHIFLSRVCSETAGGLPGLLLTLAGMGDEGMSVNIWGPSDLKYLVDAMRSFIPNAAMVHTRSFGQALGSDGAPIPDLRKFSDPIVLIDDEVVKISAILLRPSCLKGSQIVTEEPNMLYPSEVGIEGRRDHLQEPILPHSAGEDSKAGAMVKPGDISVIYVCELPEIKGKFDPQKAVALGLKAGPKYRELQLGKSVMSDRKNIMVHPSDVMGPSIPGPIVLLVDCPTESYLQDLLSVESLSSYYAGSSSNPPESAKTVNCVIHLSPASVVRAPNYQVWMKRFGAAQHIMAGHEVKNVEIPILKSSARIAARLNYLCPRFFPAPGFWSLRHLNHSIPESIAPSEGSVTKLCESVAAENLLKFHLRPYAQLGLDRSGIPSLSSPSEIIDELVSEIPEVVDAAQEVGQFWNGFGEAKGEITPMHDDKVMIEEPWLNWNTLPGCLENITREDMEIVLLGTGSSQPSKYRNVTSIYINLFSKGSLLLDCGEGTLGQLKRRFSVEGADNAVRGLRCIWISHIHADHHAGLARILTLRRDLLKGVPHEPLLVIGPRQLKRYLDAYQKLEDLDMQFLDCRHTTEISLNAFERSFETNKEHSSPEGPVSFEDVNNRNTVELMNQNIDSSLFAKGSRMQSYWKRPGSPVDHSVAFPILKNLKKVLCEAGLEALISFPVVHCPQAFGVVLKASERINSVGKVIPGWKIVYSGDTRPCPELIEAARGATVLIHEATFEEGMVDEAIARNHSTTNEAIEVGNSAGAYRIILTHFSQRYPKIPVFDDAHMHKTCIAFDLMSVNMADLPVLPKVLPYLKLLFRNEMTVDELEDALRLIKYAVGKSGVEFRREMQRHSVAVRQLLHYKGQLDALKGDALNKAVRDTAQETISAIFAAEENKPAPSEDLNRRIQGFGNTNYEMPSEDKKSFLSEVVGLGSTSIKQGISSITQGHSLRKNDNGSYKSPNLRRSLTTEIEYQDRYGVEHQNETQSSFGSSKNVSGGPWNQDVRITKSETTNGDSSSSFAESKTREERLLETIVTSGGVRLQPTRDAIQIFLIEAAKLDALALSHALESKLHSPLWQVRMKAVCVLDSILRKKDEEQFSTVASYFCENKDVVLKCCESPQASLREKANKVLSLLGGEQTGSTMSPPEKPLKTETAPAVQMPDLIDTGGPDDYYGAEDSIKTQSDQSVPNLTTSTSPLIDDLFGDGLGVSENTGEQKNDDDPFADVSFLSGEAREQVDDLFSGMTVDDKVGANEIPKAATSNEPELFDIFGSNAELPQEQENHKKDVNDLMAGLSINGNVSNTTQKGMLPGALSETVFSDSNSYSPKQVSNDALNGFGSETAGMNANAMFPLGSMPYNIPPGIMFNPAFPSQPMNYSAMGNFFAQQQFLAAMSNFQQLGNLTSQSAGMGHAGGTMEGGYSSPLPDIFNPHIPTQSPTAVMTSSKKEETKAFDFISDHLAAARDPKRVI